TAAGTCTTAAACCCACCAGCGACAGCATGGATTATATGAAAAGCGATATGAGCGGTGCTGCAGCCGTAGCTGCAACTATCTATGCCGTTGCCAAGGAGAAGTTGCCCCTTCATTTGGTAGGGCTTGTTCCGGCAACGGATAACAGGCCGGGGAATAATGCCTATACACCGGGGGATATCATTACCATGTATGATGGGACTACGGTCGAAATGTTAAATGCAGATGCCGAGGGCCGCATGATCCTTGCAGATGCACTGGCTTATGCAGCTCATTATGAGCCGGAACTTATTATTGAACTTTCAACCCTGACCGGTGCGGCTTTAATGGCAGTTGGTCCAGGTGCAACGGTCGGCATGGGCACGGCTTCCAGCGGGGTATTTGAAAAATTGATTGAAAGTGGCGATAATGTTGGTGAACGGATTGTTCAATTTCCTTTCTGGGATGAATACGAGGAGTCTTTGAAGTCGGATATTGCCGATATTAAAAATATTGGGGCCAGGTATGCTGGTGCCATTACTGCAGGAAAGTTCCTGGCCCATTTCACAAAATTCCCTTTTGTTCATCTCGACATTGCCGGGCCAGCCTGGACAAAAGAAACGCAGGATTATAAATCAAAAGGCGGGACCGGTGTTGGCGTAAGGTTGCTTTTTGATTTCTTCAGCAAAAAGGTTGCCGGAAAATAGAAGATTGCTATTTGAAAATTAAAGTCGAGAGCATGTTCTCATCGAGTATCTCATTGGCAATGTCAAGCAATTGGGTGGATGTGATGGCATCCACCTTCTTTTTTATTTCTTCAAGATCATCTACTTTGTTGAAAATCATATAACTCCTGGCCATATTGAGCATCACGTTTTCATTGCTTTCAGAGGCTATTGCCAGTTGGCCGGTCATTTGTTTTTTCGCTTTGCTCAATTGTAAAGTACCCAGCTTTTGGGTTTTCAGTTTTTTGAATTCTTTGTGGGCTATGGCTATACTTTTTTCTATATTCCCTTTATCCGTCCCAAAATAAACGTTTAATACCCCAGTATCGGAATAGGGACTATAGGAAGCTTCTATATTGTATGCAATTCCATTGTGTTCCCTGAGGGCAAGTCCCAGACGGGAGTTTAATCCCGGCCCGCCCAAAATGTTGCATAAAAGGTTTAACGCTACCCTTCTGTCGTCTTTTACTTCATAAGCCAGGTTACCAATCATGCAATGGCATTGAAAAGTATTCTTTTCAACAATTTTGGTCACCGGTTGATATCCGTTGAATTTTATTCTGTGGTTTTTCCTCAGGTTAGCAGGAATTTCACTTAGATATTTAATGCAGAGTTTTTTAATCTTTTCGAAAGGAATATCATCAATCGAAGCAAAAACCATTTCATCGGTATGATAGTTATTTTTTATAAATTTGATGATATCTGCTGATTTAAACCTGTGCAGGTTTTTAGAATTTCCCAGGATGTTACGTCCTATGGGCTGATTTTTAAAGATCAGTTCTTCGAAATCGTCAAAAATCAGTTCGGCTGGATCATCCTTATATGAATTAATTTCGTCGATGATGACTTCCTTTTCTTTTTTCAGTTCTTTTTCCGGGAAAGTGGAATGGAATACCAGATCGCTGAGCAGTTCGAAGGCGCGGGAATAATCTTTTTTCAGAAAGGTGGCATAAATACAGGTTTCTTCCTTAGTGGTATAGGCATTCATTTCGCCCCCAACATCCTCGAGCCGGCTGATAATATTGTATGCATTGCGTTTGGTTGTTCCTTTAAATAAGGCATGTTCTATAAAGTGTGCCATGCCGTGTTCGTTTTCTGCTTCATCCCGCGATCCCGCATTGATAATCATCCCACAGTGGCCCACTATTGAAGGAACCTGTTTGTGAATTATCCTGATCCCGTTTGCTAATGTATAGGTCTGATAGTCCATAAGCCAAATTTATGCCGTAAAGTTACACATTAACCAAAAAAAAGTAGTCTATAATTTTTTTAAAAAAGAAATTTATCTACCTTTGCAACTCCAAAAACAAGGTACCATAGCTCAGTTGGTAGAGCAACGGACTGAAAATCCGTGTGTCCCTGGTTCAATTCCAGGTGGTACCACGAAGCCCTCTGAAAGAGGGCTTTTTTTATGTCTTTTTTTCAAAAAAACATAAAAAAAAAGGACGACTCCCGTCGCCCTTTTCCAACCTATTAACCTTAAAAACCAAAACTACTAAAAAAACCTAATTATCACCTAATTCTTTATGTGTGTATCTCTTATGAGATTAACAAAATCTATGCCAAATTTTAAATCATCTTCAGAACTTGCTCACAGGAATTGCAATTTTATTTATTGCAAACTAAGTATTAATTTTACAAAAACCTTATGAACTATTTATTTCCTTATTGACGTTACAAAGATAAGGGATAGATTTGTTAATGAAAGTTAACAAACGTTAAGAAATGTTAAAATTTTTAATTCTATAGTTAGGGGTACTGTATCTTTATCGCATTATGAACAAGAGATCTATTTGGGTATCAGTCATTGCAATGGCCATTGCATTAATGGGGTTGATTTGTTTCCAGGCATATTGGATTAAAAATGCAGTGGAGATTAAGGAGCAACAGTTCAGGCTGTTAGTTAACCGTACGCTTTCGAAAGTAGTTTACGATCTTCAGGGTCAGGAAACCCTATATCATGTCCTGAGTGAAATCAAACACCTGAAGAAAGATACTTCTGCCAATGCCGATGACCTGAGCTTAATTTTAAACTCCAAAAACCCGCACAGAATCAACCGAATTTTAGTACATGACTCTGTAAATGGAGTATTTATTACTAAAGATTCCATTCATCCTATAGCTAAAAACCCTCTGGCTGCATATTCAAAAGATACTGTCCCTTCATCCCGGCATTCCAAGGCTGGTATTGATACTTCAAAATTGGCCAGGACTCCCCTGGAATACCAGGATCTTAATAATAGCTTGTCCTACAGGTTAAAAGAACAAAGAAAATTTGTAGAAAATATCATTACCCAGATTATTCATTCGGATAAAAATATTGAAAACAGGATCAATGCTGCTGAATTAAACCGGATTATCAATCAGGACCTTAAAAACCTGGGACTGGATTTGAGGTGCGAATATGCAGTAAAAAAGTATAATGCTCAATATGTCCTGACTTCAGCAAATTTTGACAAAAATTTCAATTCGAAATTTTATTATACCCAGCTTTTCCCCAATGATATTTTTGCCCCGCCCAATTACCTGGTGATGTATTTTCCAACGGAAAATACCTATATTTTCAAGTCTATTGGGTACATGGGCATTTCTTCCATATTGCTGACGCTGATCATCATCTTCAGTTTTACTTTTACCCTGTTTGTTATTTTCAGACAGAAGAAGCTTTCTGAAATGAAAAACGACTTCATCAACAATATGACCCATGAGCTGAAAACGCCAATAGCCACTATTTCTTTGGCTTCTCAGATGCTGAAGGATAAGTCTATACCCGTTCAGGTCAAAAACCTGGATTATATTTCCGGTGTCATTGAAGATGAAAGTAAACGGCTGGGCTATCAGGTTGAAAAGGTTTTGCAAAGTGCGAAGTTTGAAAGGGGGAAATTAAGCTATAAGCCCGAACCTCTTGAT
The sequence above is drawn from the Bacteroidota bacterium genome and encodes:
- a CDS encoding M17 family metallopeptidase, producing the protein SLKPTSDSMDYMKSDMSGAAAVAATIYAVAKEKLPLHLVGLVPATDNRPGNNAYTPGDIITMYDGTTVEMLNADAEGRMILADALAYAAHYEPELIIELSTLTGAALMAVGPGATVGMGTASSGVFEKLIESGDNVGERIVQFPFWDEYEESLKSDIADIKNIGARYAGAITAGKFLAHFTKFPFVHLDIAGPAWTKETQDYKSKGGTGVGVRLLFDFFSKKVAGK
- a CDS encoding HAMP domain-containing sensor histidine kinase — encoded protein: MNKRSIWVSVIAMAIALMGLICFQAYWIKNAVEIKEQQFRLLVNRTLSKVVYDLQGQETLYHVLSEIKHLKKDTSANADDLSLILNSKNPHRINRILVHDSVNGVFITKDSIHPIAKNPLAAYSKDTVPSSRHSKAGIDTSKLARTPLEYQDLNNSLSYRLKEQRKFVENIITQIIHSDKNIENRINAAELNRIINQDLKNLGLDLRCEYAVKKYNAQYVLTSANFDKNFNSKFYYTQLFPNDIFAPPNYLVMYFPTENTYIFKSIGYMGISSILLTLIIIFSFTFTLFVIFRQKKLSEMKNDFINNMTHELKTPIATISLASQMLKDKSIPVQVKNLDYISGVIEDESKRLGYQVEKVLQSAKFERGKLSYKPEPLDANELIDNVTTNFAIQVKSKRGRIEKKLEATNSLIHVDEIHFTNVISNLFDNALKYSNGEPVICVSTKNVKNGIVISVKDNGIGIRKENQKRIFEKFYRVHTGNIHTVRGFGLGLSYVKKVVEEHNGKITLESEINKGTTFHIFLPTVVDK
- a CDS encoding pitrilysin family protein, which codes for MDYQTYTLANGIRIIHKQVPSIVGHCGMIINAGSRDEAENEHGMAHFIEHALFKGTTKRNAYNIISRLEDVGGEMNAYTTKEETCIYATFLKKDYSRAFELLSDLVFHSTFPEKELKKEKEVIIDEINSYKDDPAELIFDDFEELIFKNQPIGRNILGNSKNLHRFKSADIIKFIKNNYHTDEMVFASIDDIPFEKIKKLCIKYLSEIPANLRKNHRIKFNGYQPVTKIVEKNTFQCHCMIGNLAYEVKDDRRVALNLLCNILGGPGLNSRLGLALREHNGIAYNIEASYSPYSDTGVLNVYFGTDKGNIEKSIAIAHKEFKKLKTQKLGTLQLSKAKKQMTGQLAIASESNENVMLNMARSYMIFNKVDDLEEIKKKVDAITSTQLLDIANEILDENMLSTLIFK